One segment of Mycoplasmopsis glycophila DNA contains the following:
- a CDS encoding Mbov_0399 family ICE element protein, producing the protein MKNEFYDPEIDKSTGTKKQLVWVDVSSNTELLANDEYTQKSHLPYGTKTLLLKNGNQIIQGFLAEASVLGSGALQILNGETKNGQYRVFKLNQNNLSYNDEISYERFENGQKYKDLPLNTSENSYFSDSGLYLFTAHASSSIDNYKLVLIDKNLNAQKTKFIETINGLTRVQSFWETPVGNEFLNYLELKHNIGSERAKKMSYEMVLQYFVLFTNYIYKIQYYTQKNVKYISPFFKNVPRVYSYETFKNKYILAENGFNKFFNEYSGDFKYKELINISDMRISQDRRNLIINVSLKYNPNTNIFGYELVQSEITIPVSFIDNDVPEIFAKQVSFELNQSKIEDILLNSNPENWNSLIVNYDWLKDISLEDYQKASWFLEWEKVGSKDFKIKILGAAKSEFESEIQIVPKIKVFDLNLEKRAINLEEDQWEMRLKNTKSILLALPKMTKSQSLLKRKSKKL; encoded by the coding sequence ATCAAAAATGAATTTTATGATCCTGAAATTGATAAAAGTACTGGAACTAAAAAGCAGCTTGTATGAGTTGATGTTTCTTCAAATACAGAGCTTTTAGCTAATGACGAATATACACAAAAAAGTCATTTACCTTATGGAACTAAAACCCTTTTACTAAAAAATGGTAATCAAATCATTCAAGGATTTTTAGCGGAAGCTTCTGTATTAGGAAGCGGAGCATTACAAATTCTTAATGGTGAGACTAAAAATGGTCAATATCGTGTTTTTAAACTTAATCAAAACAACTTATCATATAACGACGAAATTTCATATGAACGCTTTGAAAATGGTCAAAAATACAAAGATTTACCATTAAATACAAGCGAAAATAGTTATTTTAGTGATAGTGGTCTCTACCTTTTTACAGCACACGCTTCTTCAAGTATTGATAACTATAAATTAGTTTTAATTGATAAAAATCTTAATGCTCAAAAAACTAAATTTATTGAAACTATTAATGGTTTAACAAGAGTTCAAAGCTTTTGAGAAACTCCTGTTGGTAATGAATTTTTAAATTATTTAGAGCTTAAACATAATATAGGAAGCGAAAGAGCTAAAAAAATGAGCTATGAAATGGTTTTACAATATTTTGTTTTATTTACTAACTACATTTACAAAATTCAATACTACACACAAAAGAACGTTAAATATATTTCACCATTTTTCAAAAATGTTCCAAGGGTGTATTCTTATGAAACATTCAAGAATAAATATATTCTTGCTGAAAATGGTTTTAATAAGTTCTTTAATGAATATAGCGGTGATTTTAAGTATAAAGAGCTAATCAATATTAGCGATATGAGAATTTCACAAGACAGAAGAAATTTGATTATTAATGTAAGCTTAAAGTACAACCCGAATACTAATATTTTTGGTTATGAACTTGTACAAAGTGAAATTACAATTCCTGTTTCATTTATTGATAATGATGTTCCTGAAATTTTTGCTAAACAAGTTAGCTTTGAGCTAAATCAATCCAAAATTGAAGACATTTTATTAAATTCTAACCCTGAAAATTGAAACAGTTTAATTGTAAATTATGACTGATTAAAAGATATTAGTTTGGAAGATTACCAAAAAGCTTCTTGATTTTTAGAATGAGAAAAAGTTGGAAGCAAAGATTTTAAAATCAAGATTTTAGGTGCTGCTAAAAGTGAATTTGAAAGCGAAATCCAAATTGTTCCTAAAATTAAAGTGTTTGACTTAAATTTAGAAAAAAGAGCAATTAATCTTGAAGAAGACCAATGAGAGATGCGTTTAAAAAACACAAAATCAATCTTGCTGGCCTTACCGAAAATGACCAAATCACAAAGTTTATTAAAAAGGAAATCCAAGAAACTTTAA
- a CDS encoding Mbov_0401 family ICE element transposase-like protein — protein sequence MDKSISLLAMCIQEWNEKEYKFRTIKRKLEHPDWCLKKVKTRKIIDIDGKEYQYNLGVYYVRYFDENGKEKRREFTYYHNEYLAQMKRSKYSLEIKKIAYEIRKNGGKRPEFLPKSTFLYWSWMTKKNIELKTDLDEKIKQSLKSSFNKLKKFEIKPEHNNILFVEIDDTYKRIQYKKMNKKFMCRMMTFNLFNSKTGKYEALNNVQIYFEQDKRLTKYDEKNKLIELTNYIKNTYYDSKMKVCVKGDGAYNIKNLAKNFDYYILDKFHVLKYVKDTFTLKKYIQNKDLKELNAQFYQIKSPTFWKNAINYYSINDWDNLYLKLKKWFDNFEFKTNFKKQFEKFLNYLNNNKRAIFGILDGIERTSHTESYIRNFFKIYLDKRNASYGFETMTELVKNNFNYENGLLQIF from the coding sequence ATGGACAAATCTATTAGCTTATTAGCAATGTGTATTCAAGAATGAAATGAAAAAGAATATAAATTTAGAACCATAAAAAGGAAATTAGAACACCCTGATTGATGTCTTAAAAAGGTTAAAACAAGAAAGATTATTGATATTGACGGTAAGGAATATCAATATAACCTTGGAGTTTATTATGTGCGTTATTTTGACGAAAATGGTAAGGAAAAGAGACGTGAATTTACTTACTATCATAATGAATATTTAGCTCAAATGAAACGCAGTAAATACTCTCTTGAAATCAAAAAGATTGCTTATGAAATTAGGAAAAATGGTGGTAAAAGACCTGAATTTTTGCCTAAATCAACATTTTTATATTGAAGCTGAATGACTAAAAAGAATATTGAACTTAAAACAGATTTAGACGAGAAAATCAAACAAAGTTTAAAATCGTCATTCAATAAATTGAAAAAATTTGAGATTAAACCTGAACATAATAACATTCTTTTTGTTGAAATTGACGATACATATAAGAGAATTCAATACAAGAAAATGAACAAAAAATTTATGTGTAGAATGATGACCTTTAATCTTTTTAATAGCAAAACAGGAAAATATGAAGCATTAAATAATGTTCAAATTTACTTTGAACAAGACAAAAGATTAACCAAATATGACGAAAAGAACAAACTTATCGAGCTTACAAATTACATCAAAAATACATATTATGATAGCAAAATGAAAGTTTGTGTGAAAGGAGATGGAGCATATAATATCAAGAATTTAGCAAAGAATTTTGACTATTATATACTTGATAAATTTCACGTTTTGAAATATGTAAAAGACACATTTACTCTCAAAAAATACATTCAAAACAAAGATTTAAAAGAGCTAAATGCTCAATTTTATCAAATCAAAAGTCCAACATTTTGAAAGAATGCGATTAATTATTACAGCATAAATGACTGAGATAATTTGTACTTAAAGCTCAAAAAATGATTTGATAATTTTGAATTTAAGACAAATTTTAAGAAGCAATTTGAGAAATTTTTGAATTATTTGAACAATAATAAACGAGCAATTTTTGGAATTTTAGACGGTATAGAGAGAACATCACATACAGAAAGTTACATTCGCAATTTCTTTAAAATTTACCTTGATAAACGTAACGCTTCTTATGGTTTTGAGACTATGACTGAACTTGTAAAAAATAACTTTAATTATGAAAATGGGCTGCTTCAAATTTTTTAA
- a CDS encoding ATP-binding protein, with product MKDHVFKREKYINQLISKINNNLIKIVTGIRRSGKSYLVFKLFKNYLLSNNIKSEQIIEIKLDFFSNLKYQEPEEFLKFVYSKTEKEGNYFILVDEIQLLSDFPAVLNELLGNDKYDIYVTGSNSKFLSKDIETALRGRGDVVHLFPLSFKEVWENEQHHNQIEKVWEEYFLYGGIPLVNKMEDDYDKREYLRRLFNETYIKDILERNKLVNTLEINQLTDVLASNIGCLTNLQKLSNTFKSVHKSDISAHTLNKYVEYLKDSFLIDEIIRYDIKGKKYIRNVSGQFRPTGVKSIKVLARI from the coding sequence ATGAAAGATCATGTTTTTAAAAGAGAGAAATATATAAATCAATTAATTTCAAAAATAAACAATAATTTAATCAAAATAGTAACTGGTATTAGAAGATCCGGGAAATCATATCTTGTTTTTAAATTATTTAAAAATTATTTGCTATCAAATAATATTAAATCAGAACAAATAATTGAAATTAAATTAGATTTTTTTAGCAATTTAAAATATCAAGAACCAGAAGAATTTTTAAAATTTGTATATTCAAAAACCGAAAAAGAAGGTAACTATTTTATTCTTGTTGATGAAATTCAATTATTAAGTGATTTTCCCGCAGTTTTGAATGAGCTTTTAGGAAACGACAAATATGATATCTATGTGACCGGTAGCAACTCTAAATTTCTTTCAAAAGATATAGAAACAGCATTAAGAGGGAGAGGAGATGTTGTTCATTTATTTCCATTGTCTTTTAAAGAAGTTTGAGAAAACGAACAACACCATAATCAAATTGAAAAAGTTTGAGAAGAATACTTTTTATATGGAGGAATACCTCTTGTTAATAAAATGGAAGATGATTATGACAAGAGAGAGTATTTAAGAAGACTTTTTAACGAAACATACATAAAAGATATTCTGGAAAGAAATAAATTAGTCAATACATTAGAAATTAACCAACTAACCGATGTGCTTGCTTCTAATATTGGTTGTCTTACTAATTTACAAAAATTGAGTAATACCTTTAAAAGTGTGCATAAATCAGATATATCAGCACACACTTTAAATAAATATGTTGAATATTTAAAAGATTCTTTTTTAATTGATGAAATAATTAGATATGATATCAAAGGGAAAAAATATATTAGAAATGTGAGCGGACAATTTAGGCCAACTGGCGTCAAGTCCATTAAGGTATTAGCAAGAATTTAA
- a CDS encoding DegV family protein, whose protein sequence is MKKLGIIIDSFSGLTVEEANQLGFYFLPLQVEIDGQKYQDGKDDHLSILLKLQSAKSFFSSLPVLDTIEKTVQEASEKYDDVIVLTLHENLSSTNKYLKTFAAEKANVHVIDNHFSGIQFVNVALFARKNYEEKNMPIDKLIKSIAEINQDSLTLLVPKNLDYMIKGGRLTGVKKLILSTISMVPLLNYDIEGKVSVLGLKRTLKGVIGKLFDKTNDFIIQNNLTQVEFNWMHGIDEEVNNLVKKIASEKAIAFKHEQLTSSVVAVHTGPEAFSVTVMPKLETN, encoded by the coding sequence ATGAAAAAATTAGGTATTATCATCGACTCTTTCTCAGGATTAACTGTAGAAGAAGCAAATCAATTAGGATTCTATTTTTTACCTTTACAAGTAGAAATAGATGGACAAAAATACCAAGATGGTAAAGATGATCATCTTAGTATTTTACTTAAGCTACAAAGCGCAAAAAGCTTCTTTAGTAGCCTTCCTGTTCTTGACACAATTGAAAAAACAGTTCAAGAAGCTTCAGAAAAGTATGATGATGTAATAGTTCTAACATTGCATGAAAATCTTTCTTCGACAAATAAGTATTTAAAAACCTTTGCTGCAGAAAAAGCGAATGTACATGTAATTGACAATCATTTTTCAGGGATTCAATTTGTCAATGTTGCTCTTTTTGCTCGTAAAAATTACGAAGAAAAGAACATGCCTATCGATAAGCTTATTAAAAGTATTGCAGAAATTAATCAAGACTCACTCACTTTACTTGTTCCTAAAAATTTAGATTACATGATTAAAGGCGGTAGACTAACTGGTGTTAAAAAACTTATTTTAAGCACAATTTCAATGGTTCCACTTCTTAATTATGATATCGAAGGTAAAGTAAGCGTGCTTGGTTTAAAACGTACTCTTAAAGGAGTAATCGGTAAATTATTTGATAAAACAAATGATTTTATTATTCAAAACAATTTAACCCAAGTTGAATTTAATTGAATGCATGGGATTGATGAAGAAGTTAATAATTTAGTCAAAAAAATAGCTAGCGAAAAAGCAATTGCATTCAAACACGAACAGTTAACTTCGTCTGTTGTTGCTGTTCATACTGGCCCAGAAGCATTCAGTGTAACTGTGATGCCAAAACTTGAAACTAATTAA
- a CDS encoding ABC-F family ATP-binding cassette domain-containing protein: MLEVQNLSKIFTDKKLFENVNLKFTAGNTYGIIGANGAGKSTFLKILAGDIEATSGQILREKNKRISVLSQDHNAYDDYEVTEVVIMGNTDLYKIKEEKDAIYANPEATMEDYERAADLEDKFGELGGWTAENDAQELLSNLHIPKDKWNSKMSELTANQKIKVLLAKALFGNPDILIMDEPTNHLDLRSIRWLENFLIDYENVVIVVSHDSDFLDAICTHIVDIDYNEAKIYTGNYTFWKESSELAREMMKQSNLKKEAQIEKLKDFIARFSANASKSRQATSRKKSLAKIQLDEIKPSNRKYPYVRWDMNRDHGKQILTVENLTYKNEKGETLFENVSFTLRPGEKMVIVGDDDIAKTRLLECLVGIRKPLAGNIEWGQTITFSYFPNDNAKYFNTDETILEWISKWPLENKEKENRENDDARMRGFLGRMLFSNDSVFKKVNVTSGGEKARLMFSRMMLLESNFIILDQPLDHLDAESIDSVIEGVKSYKGGAIFTTYNRAFVNQCADVILELKSPTESFLFRGSLEDYEAIMEEDN, from the coding sequence ATGTTAGAAGTTCAAAATTTAAGCAAAATTTTTACAGATAAAAAGCTATTTGAAAATGTTAATTTAAAATTTACTGCAGGTAATACATACGGAATAATTGGAGCAAACGGGGCTGGAAAGAGTACTTTTTTAAAAATTCTAGCTGGGGATATCGAAGCAACAAGTGGACAAATTTTAAGAGAAAAAAATAAAAGAATTTCTGTACTTAGTCAAGATCATAACGCTTATGATGATTATGAAGTTACAGAAGTTGTGATTATGGGTAATACTGACTTATATAAAATTAAAGAAGAGAAAGATGCAATTTACGCTAATCCAGAAGCAACCATGGAAGATTATGAAAGAGCAGCAGATTTAGAGGATAAATTTGGTGAACTTGGTGGTTGAACAGCTGAAAATGATGCTCAAGAATTATTAAGTAATTTACACATTCCAAAAGACAAATGAAATTCTAAAATGTCTGAACTGACAGCTAATCAAAAAATTAAAGTTCTTCTTGCTAAAGCTTTATTTGGTAACCCGGACATTTTAATTATGGATGAGCCAACAAACCACCTTGATTTAAGAAGCATTAGATGATTAGAAAACTTTTTAATTGATTATGAAAATGTTGTTATTGTAGTTAGCCACGACAGCGACTTTTTAGACGCTATTTGTACTCATATTGTCGATATTGATTATAATGAAGCTAAAATCTATACAGGTAACTATACATTTTGAAAAGAATCATCAGAATTAGCACGTGAAATGATGAAACAAAGCAACTTGAAAAAAGAAGCACAAATTGAAAAATTAAAAGATTTCATTGCTCGTTTTAGTGCTAATGCATCTAAATCAAGACAAGCAACTTCGAGAAAAAAATCATTAGCTAAAATTCAACTTGATGAAATTAAACCATCAAATCGTAAGTATCCTTATGTTAGATGAGATATGAACCGTGATCACGGAAAACAAATTTTAACAGTTGAAAATTTAACTTATAAAAATGAAAAGGGAGAAACTCTTTTTGAAAATGTAAGTTTTACATTAAGACCTGGTGAAAAAATGGTTATTGTAGGTGATGACGATATCGCTAAAACAAGATTATTGGAATGCCTTGTCGGAATTAGAAAACCACTTGCTGGAAACATTGAATGAGGACAAACTATTACCTTTAGTTATTTTCCAAATGATAATGCAAAGTATTTCAATACTGATGAAACAATTTTAGAGTGAATTTCAAAATGACCACTTGAAAATAAAGAAAAAGAAAATCGTGAAAACGATGATGCTAGAATGCGTGGATTTTTAGGAAGAATGCTTTTTAGCAATGATTCAGTATTTAAAAAAGTTAATGTTACAAGCGGGGGAGAAAAAGCAAGATTAATGTTTTCTAGAATGATGTTACTTGAAAGTAATTTCATTATTTTAGATCAACCACTTGACCATTTGGATGCAGAAAGCATCGATTCTGTAATTGAAGGTGTTAAATCATACAAAGGTGGAGCAATTTTCACAACATATAATAGAGCTTTTGTTAATCAATGTGCAGATGTTATTTTAGAACTCAAATCACCAACAGAAAGCTTCTTATTTAGAGGAAGTTTAGAAGATTACGAAGCCATTATGGAAGAAGATAATTAA
- a CDS encoding 16S rRNA (uracil(1498)-N(3))-methyltransferase yields MNRFFVTEKQGESFLLSKENLQHLKVIRIGEKPFICVYQNEFYECVLEIEKAKIIRKISENHEYPFEVILAISVIKFERFEWLLQKATELGVTKIIPMISEHTNFELLKYDKFEKKRERFETILKNAAEQSFRNIIPHLTKLMKFEEVIKIQADFRFLAHEKNNLSMPIKNNIDGNVLFLVGPEGGFSDKENLLAIENGVNSVSLGSRILRAETACLFLLSQLKIY; encoded by the coding sequence ATGAATCGTTTTTTCGTTACTGAAAAACAAGGCGAAAGTTTTCTTTTGTCAAAAGAAAATTTGCAACATCTTAAAGTAATTCGAATTGGTGAAAAACCATTTATTTGCGTTTACCAAAATGAATTTTATGAATGTGTTTTAGAAATAGAAAAAGCTAAAATTATTCGAAAAATTAGCGAGAATCACGAATATCCTTTTGAAGTGATTTTAGCAATTAGTGTAATTAAATTTGAAAGATTCGAATGACTTTTACAAAAAGCAACCGAACTTGGAGTTACCAAAATTATCCCGATGATTAGTGAACACACTAATTTTGAACTCTTAAAATATGACAAATTCGAAAAGAAAAGAGAGCGTTTTGAAACAATTCTGAAAAACGCAGCGGAACAATCTTTTCGAAATATTATCCCTCACTTAACCAAGTTGATGAAATTTGAGGAAGTTATCAAAATTCAAGCTGATTTTAGATTTCTTGCTCATGAAAAAAATAATTTATCTATGCCAATCAAGAACAATATTGATGGTAATGTACTTTTTTTAGTTGGACCAGAAGGTGGATTTAGCGACAAAGAAAATTTATTAGCAATTGAAAATGGAGTTAACTCTGTTTCTCTTGGTAGTCGAATTTTAAGAGCAGAAACAGCTTGTCTCTTTTTGCTCTCTCAATTAAAAATTTATTAA
- a CDS encoding deoxynucleoside kinase — MLIGISGMIGSGKSVLSEKLIKHYKKNALLLNEFEEEDEVFNTMLKWLYDRKPNFDITFQTYAIEHHLGMVEQIKNDFKNKAMNPAKDIIFLDRFIAEHYVFATVNLSHSSQKIKDAYEALFAKMVTKEDIPEFAIFLDVSPTEFKKRLFARGRKVEIDSFDQNKDYFDHLLRIYKDTFEKVANRYQIKFEIIDTNDLTEQQVFEKAVELIEKHKKEK, encoded by the coding sequence ATGTTAATTGGAATTTCAGGAATGATAGGTAGCGGTAAAAGTGTTTTATCAGAAAAATTGATTAAACATTACAAGAAAAATGCACTTTTACTTAATGAATTCGAAGAAGAAGATGAAGTTTTTAACACAATGTTAAAATGACTTTATGATCGTAAACCTAATTTTGATATAACATTTCAAACTTATGCAATCGAGCACCATTTAGGTATGGTGGAACAAATTAAAAATGATTTTAAAAATAAAGCAATGAATCCTGCAAAAGACATTATCTTTTTAGATCGTTTTATTGCAGAGCACTATGTTTTTGCAACCGTAAATCTTTCGCATTCAAGTCAAAAAATTAAAGACGCTTATGAAGCTCTTTTTGCGAAAATGGTTACTAAAGAAGATATTCCTGAATTTGCAATTTTTTTAGATGTTTCTCCAACTGAATTTAAAAAGAGGCTTTTTGCTAGAGGAAGAAAGGTTGAAATTGATAGTTTTGACCAAAATAAAGATTATTTCGACCATCTTTTAAGAATTTACAAAGATACTTTTGAAAAAGTAGCTAATAGATATCAAATTAAATTCGAAATTATTGATACAAATGATTTAACAGAACAACAAGTTTTTGAAAAAGCAGTCGAATTAATTGAAAAGCACAAAAAGGAAAAATAA
- the hpt gene encoding hypoxanthine phosphoribosyltransferase, which yields MKNHPKIKKILFDQEFIEQRILDCSNWINQTYANSDNLILVGLLKGSVPFLAQLIKNVKIDHAIDFMTASSYAGTHASTGNVKIIMDLAQDITGKDVLVVEDIIDSGITLSKIKEILLARHPRSLKIITLMDKPYNRKVDLHADFYGFQVPDEFLVGYGLDYQEQLRNLPFVGVFDEKYLIKK from the coding sequence ATGAAAAATCATCCAAAAATCAAAAAAATTCTTTTTGATCAAGAATTTATCGAACAAAGAATTTTAGATTGTTCAAATTGAATTAATCAAACTTATGCTAATTCTGATAATTTAATTCTTGTTGGTTTATTAAAAGGTTCTGTACCATTTTTAGCTCAACTTATTAAAAATGTCAAAATTGATCATGCAATTGATTTTATGACAGCAAGTAGTTACGCTGGAACTCACGCATCAACAGGTAATGTTAAAATTATTATGGATCTAGCACAAGATATTACAGGTAAGGATGTTCTTGTTGTTGAAGATATTATTGATAGCGGAATTACACTTTCAAAAATTAAAGAAATCTTACTTGCTCGTCACCCAAGGTCTCTTAAAATAATTACTTTAATGGACAAACCATATAATCGTAAAGTAGATCTACATGCTGATTTTTATGGTTTTCAAGTACCAGATGAATTTTTGGTTGGTTATGGACTTGACTATCAAGAACAATTACGTAATTTACCTTTTGTTGGTGTTTTTGATGAAAAATATTTAATTAAAAAATAG
- a CDS encoding Rrf2 family transcriptional regulator, which produces MNNVKLSVAIHILIMLSKPKEKLTSEQIAKSINTNASFVRKVIGMLVSSNLIQKEKGSFNFNIHKLKIKPSVDTVFDFININSALDKVAKGNSKVKTIIKFS; this is translated from the coding sequence ATAAATAATGTTAAACTGTCTGTTGCTATTCACATTTTGATTATGCTTTCTAAACCCAAGGAAAAATTAACATCAGAACAAATAGCAAAAAGCATCAATACAAATGCAAGTTTTGTGCGAAAAGTAATAGGTATGCTTGTTAGTTCTAATCTTATTCAAAAAGAAAAAGGTTCATTCAACTTTAATATTCATAAACTTAAAATCAAACCTTCTGTGGATACTGTTTTTGATTTTATCAATATAAATAGTGCGCTAGATAAAGTTGCTAAAGGAAATTCAAAAGTAAAAACAATAATTAAGTTTTCATAA